The DNA sequence tcaggcaggcaggagtcgataataggcatgagatcatcagaggagagacaggatggtCAAAATCAAGGCGAGGGTCGgagcaggcggcaggcaaacagagacaGGGTacaagacagaagatcaggtccagatataacgctcagtaatgaaggcagaatggcacaaacaatacttcacattGAGTTCAGCTTGGTGCAGAGGTCGCCCTCTTGGATCCTTACTGACCATGTTCAAATGCCTCACACATGGGGTCTGTAGGTGATATGTAAGtacctgtaggatgtccacacaaactacactctgattgtctaatttctctAATTcaaacagtcaggctgcacccAAGAAACATGGAAGGAGTTCAACTTGCTCTAATGGACCCCTTGTACTGTGCGGAGGATCTGCATGTCCTGCACAGGtttgcccgcagacagccaGTATCAACTCATGAGGACAATTGTGACTAATGATGGAGTCAGAATTTGGTTTTCACTCCAACTGCTGATCACCTCATTAGCATGTCATGGGCCAAAGCTGAGaccctgattggttgaagtgCCATGAAGTCTTGGCCAAacttcagatatttgaacttgTCCGGCATGGCGAAATATTCACAGCGTGTCTGAATTTTCACCACACCACCCAAAACGTGTTGATGATGTGATCAGCGGGTGGAGTCCAGCAGTCAAATAGCACTGGAAGACCTCTAATCGCATCTGTACACTGACCAAGCATTGAAACTGTACACCCCTGATGCGCAAATCTCAGCTGTGTGAACACAGTTTTAGCCTTTAGTTAGTCTTTATGTGGTTCAATCACTTAATGGAAATAAAGTTTggcttcttaaaaacaaaataaaatagaagaCTAAGATTTATACCTGTGTAAAACCACCCCAAAGTTCACAGATTTGCCtaataataaataagtaaacTGCATAAAGAAACCCACCAGTTTCCTGTAAAGTTGAGCAGCACAGAGGAtgcagctaaaaacagcacCTTACAAACTTGTCTCTGATTAACCTGATGAGCTTAAAGTCTTAGATATAAATGCCCCTGTGTGCTTGTGACTGTGTGTTAATGCACTTACTGTGACCATCTGCCACTCTGCCTCCCACTCACTTAACCGTCTTATCCACTGCTCTCCTTCACCAACGCTGTCAGTTGTTTTGCTCCTCGGGTCTGTTGGTTTTCTGCTGAACTGCTGGGCATAATCTGGATGAAAACGAACTAGATCTGAGCTGGGAGCTGTGCATGGAGACTGGACTGCAGACGAAACATTGGAGGATTATAGAGGGAGTTTTTAGCACGCCAACTTTCACtatttttttagaacatatTTTTGAAGAACTTTTAAAGTAGAAACATGGGCTGCTCTCCTTCAAAGGGCAAGTTGTTTTCAAAAACAGACAAGCAGGGACCCCAGGAAGATCTGCCAATTGATGCGCCACAGGATCTGTTGGAATCTAGGCCTGCAGAGGAACAGGAACCTTGTTTGATAAAGACTGAAGAGACAGAAAAGGAACTTCCCGTTCTTGATGAAGATGCTCACTCCCGAGAGATGACCACTAACACAGCTGTGGAAAACACAGGGGATGTTAGTGACGCACAGGTGGATCTAAAGCCTCAGGAAACCCCAGCTGAGGTCATACAGGCCGATAACATCAGGAACATcgagaaacaaaagaagaaaaaaagcaaacgaTTTTCTGAGAAGCAAAGGAAGTCTTCTGCTCTCCACAGAAAGGTGGATTTCCCATCCCATATGGTGAGGGCTCACCAGGCTGCTTACTCTTTTCTGAACCCTAACATCTCCAAATATGAAACCCTTCTTGGCCTGTTGGACCAAGCTGCCCAGACACAACTGTCCCTGCAGCCCATGATGTCTGCCTTGGTGTTACGCTTTGAGGAGATAAACCAGGCCCTGGAGGAGATGGCTGAGGAAGGGGAGCTGATGATAAAAGAGCATGGAGACTGCATGGCTTTGCCCTCTGGGATGAAGGGCCAAGCTGTAAGTTTAGCTGGCTCTGACTCAACAATACCCCTTGATCTACATCCAGATCTTTTACAACAGATGCTCCACCAGTCGGcagaaaagatgaggctggttGGCGGCTCCGTCCAGGCACTGGGTGATACAACACTGGAGGAGGCTGTGGAGTATTTTTCTTCCCTCTCCAAACTCCTTCTTCAAAAGCTGTTGGCCAAGCAAACGGCAGAGCGTAGGTTGGCTCAAGTACTTGCACGAGTGGAAGGGGCTGCCTTGAGAAAGTCCAACCCAGAAGATTGTGCCCTGCAAAGCGAGGACAGTGGGATTGGGGGAGAAAACGAGAGCTTGACTGGGTCAGAAAGACACCGCCGCCACCGTGGAAGCTGTGGATCTGGAAGCTGTGGATCTGGAAGCAACATTCGGAGTGTCCTTGACAATATCTCATGTAGTTTATCCAACCAAGGGGGCAACattgatgatgaagatgaggatgatgaggatgagtTTGAAGATGATGAAAATGATAGGCCTGAGAGGAAAAGATCCAACTCCTCCCCACCAGATCCCTGTCAAGCTCTTCGCTATGTGTATGCCAACTCCATGAGAGATCTTCAGCCAGCAGGTACAAGTTCTCTGACTGCAGCCAAGTCTGAACAGTCTTCATCCACCAGCTCTGAAAATGCTACACCAGAGCTACAAACAAGCCTGGGAGACTCggatgagaaaataaaagagaCATCTGGAACACAAGTGAGGAAAATCTCAGCAGGGCCTTCCTGTAACTTGACTAGATCCAGATTTAGGCGACATTCCATAAATGGACCAGGTGGAAAAAGCCCAGTGAAAAGCTCACACTGCTCCTTGGCAGTACTGGGAACCCAACCTCCAAGACGCCCATGTGTCCGAAGACTAATAAACACTTTTAGTCAAGGGGTTGATGGGAGACCAGGACAGAGTTTGGCTAACATTCCTCCTCACATACGAAGGCCCAATAAAAGTCGCTTTCTTCAATTGTCTGATGCACTCAACAGTAACGAGGGTGGGGTaaacaccaacagcagcagctggccTGACAGCAGGGATGATCTAGACGTGGAcaatcttcctcctcctcctccagaggtTCTTATGGACAACTCCTTCCAGAGCACCACAGGCCGACCGAGAAATGAGCAGGCACAAGAAAGTTCAGTCCGGATTCTACCGGTGATAAACCAGAAGTCTGGAACATCCCAACGCCTGAAGATACATATGCAGAATGTGGAGGTGTTGCCAAACAAAGTAAATGTCAGGTCAGAATCAGAACCAGGAAATTCAAAGATTGTGTGTGATTCCCCAGAGACTCCTGAAAAGATGGCTGAACCAAACTGCATGGAGCCTTCAACTCTTCAGGCTCGATTGGACCTGAAACGTGAAAGCAACGAGTCCACAGAATCTGATCTGTCTTCTTCCAATTTGCCTGTGAGAGCACCCCCAGTCTCCAGGGTCCGCCTACCCCCATCATGTCCTTCAGTGCCGCACAGGTTTCCAAGTCCACCTGTGTACAGATCACAGTCCAGCTCCAGGGCTTCATCTCGGCCTGCTTCCCCCCGAACAGTGATCCGGGCAGTCGATAAAACCACTGAGGATATCATACCTTCAGTATCTTTTCGAGATGCTCGCTTGGTTTTCTGCCGAAATGAGCAGCTGAACTCACAGCCATGCGTCCCCTTTGGGAGTTCTGTTCTTCCCAGACAATGGGGGGAGTCCTCTCGAGGCAGAATACCAACCAGAGGGGCACCAGACACTCCAACCCGTCGCACTCAGTCCGAACAGCGGCCAAGATGGTAATTTGATCTCAAGAGGAATGAACCTCTTATCACAAAAGGGTAGGTACGTACACTATAAACATTTTGTGAAGGTTTATAAAAGAATTGTGCTTATTTAGTTCTGTCTTTGAGGACAAAATTCTAATAAGAAAAGCTTATGCTTGTGTTTTCCACACAGGGTGAGAAGAACCACCTGAAAAAGTAGGTTAAAAAACTGGTAAATaagtggaaaaaaactaaaagtctgCAGATCCATCATATAGatcattttgatttgtttagacagggtttgtatttttgctttgatttggtGGCTACTTCGCAAAGTTTCTCTGAAGTTCACCCGAGATCACCAGTTCACTAGAGTGTTTCAAGAGGTGGCACACACCTCAAACCAGCAATCACACAAAGCCACAGtcagtgactccgcccctcaATTTCCGGCTGTGTTAACTGTACAAACTGTCCGTACAGCAACCAGAAAATGTGGGTTCACTTAAAATCATGAAAGTTCATCATCCTAGTAAAGTGAAAGGACATCTATGAGGAAATCATTATCTTTGGGACCCACTCTGgtcatcttttaaactattttcaatGCGTACCCTgtggtttttaattttaacactgtttttagccaagatcaaaagacctgtgtcattttccaggacatagtttctgcagaacggcaggagttCACTAGAAAATTtgcatctgagttgtgggcgagacagTTTTAACCGAGCAACCCTCCTccccttcctgttgctgagCCTTTGGAGCAGgtagcttgtggcctgccaattatctcttctgtcacaaatacaatctttttcaaactgcatgatTTTTGCCTACACGGAAAAGGCTGAACAGCTCAATTGATTCCATAAGCATGGTTGAGAAAATAAAGTGATGTTTATATCCAACATTGCTAAATGTAGGCGAACTGATACAAACAGATCAGGTCCCTGAACTATGCTTGAACAggtgtttacaaaaaaaacagcaaaaaagactTTCCAATTCTTTCTAGAAGCATTTAAGTGTGATAATGCAGCATGCCGGGGTGAAGGACAGCGCTTGATTGTGGCTTAGAGGCTATATTTCAttctttctgactgtttctggcTGCATCTCCTTTTCCACACACGCCGAAGTAAACACATAATTCACCGCTCATCGCCACAACAGTCCTATTTCGTTGTACGTTCACTCTTATCCAtcaggtcagtgaattggaatATTTTGCCGTGAAGTACAGCAGAACATTGGCCGCTTCATCTTCAGCATTTTGGCTGAAGCTCCACGCAGTGTGCACATCTTCACAGCCTCACTTATTCTTGTCCCAGAGCaccaaaatctgtgtttttctgcGCTACCAGTGGTTCTGTTTGCAGCTGTATCTACCTGTACAGAGTTTAGGTACTCATCCAAAGTTAAAACTGCGTTGTATATGTGTCAATAAGCTCTGTAACCACACCTGCAGTACTGACAAGTGAACATCTACAAGATGGTTCTCAAAAGATCTTGTTGTTTTGGTGCAGAGTTGCTCGAAGCGGCTCAGTGTGGTGTGCTGCCACCTAGGGGTCTGGggttaaaatggaaaataaaagtagtaaaagatgctaaagtaaatgtttgcttataaataattaaataaataaataataattttaattataattgattaaaaaagttttaaattgaaatgagTTTCGCCATGAAtcacaaaatttcacaaaatgcatttttcctaCACCCCTCATAGTAagtttccaaaaacaaataaaaaaaaacaacaaaaaatttataagaaagaataaaaacattacattttacaaCTCAAAGTAAAATTCCAGACACCacaacacaattccaaaaaaattaaaatcacataaaaggaaacgttttggaaaacaaaagtgatttccagaaatccaaataaaaagtaaaaaaatggaacaaaataagaaaccagaAGAGGTAGGTCCTATGGGACAttcctgattggatgatgatgtgtATTTACCAGGTAAAGCCACAGCCAATGCAAGAGTTTTGCGTCTAAATCAAACCACAGTTCAGGCTAAACatccttctgctttccctcttctCCAAAACTCAAACGTCATCaaccaatcagtgatgtcccataatacctaccttgcctggtttcttattttgtttcgtttttttaatttttattttgatctctggaaattacatttgttttccaaacccttttttctgggaatttgttttgatttctaaaatgtaatgtagctttttttattctttgtttttaaagcttttgtgTTGACTGATTTTTCCTCTCAGATgcagaaatgttctgtttttattgtcacACAGCAAATCCCTGAATCTTGACATTTGGAACATAACAAAGTCCCGTCATTCTCTTCAAGTAAAAGGGATCCTCTGATTCCCTTCATCAAAGCCGTGTGAGGCTATGTACACTGTATGGCAAGCAAAAGATATCATATATCCCTGTTCTTAACTACTGTATGTTTTTCTTGACGATTTTTGATACCTTTCAACGTGCTGAAACCGGGTTCTTAAGCacccttttaacccttgtgctagatGACCCCAttcttgcattgacgtgttcttcctaccatgacaaaggtggataaaggtggaaagatttcatgtaatccatggacaccagtgaagatcacaaatcattgaagaaaaaaggttcagagcactgtctagtgggtctagatgacccaactcctaatggtaaagtgcctaggatagcacaagggttacaatacCATGTTCACACTGGCCTGTCCCCACCCACTACTGGtgcatgtacctacagttggaagtgGTGCAAAGCTTGTGAATCATGCTTCAGGCTTAATATTTgacagctccattccgatatgaaagacttggtctcATCTCattctggccgggcacaaaccacagttattgatttctcctccatgatcaactttcaaatggttggcacttctgtgaattaaataGGATGCTAACTTTACCTCACCACCAAATCggagtccccgattggtcaaagttcaactggtttaaccttAAACACACGTTCACTTGCAGTTCatttttgtacgtagagcctgaaaacaggcTGAGAGCGAGAGTATTGAATACAGAAGCCCAAAAAAACGCGTAATgcgtgtgtttacatagacttttcattggaagtgatcACGTTGAAGGTGATGAACGCAGTGAACACACCTTGCCGAGCCCTGTGTAAACGTAGCATGAAAAGTGTTGTGCTTCCAAAACGTCATGTTTGGACACCTGCAGTACAAATATTTCTAATACAGAGTTTATATAACGCCTCCATATCGGCTTCGGAAAGCCACCTGCATTAATCCCGAGTGGATTAGCCCTCCTCTCCCAGTCCTCACCCCTGCCCCTCAACATGCTGCCCCACATAATCTGTGctaaccccgcccccctcctcTGCTGCTCTCTTATAGGCCAGGCGGCCCTCCGACTGCAGAAGAAAGCAACCGGTTGGATGGAAGTTCTGCTATGAGGACATCCACCGGGCTGGTATTGGCTGTGGCTGAAAGAGAAGCGTGAGGGAAAGGAGTAAGAAAGAGGATTAGAGGTTTATCCACTTTCCCCTTTAAGATAAAAGTCTTTCATCCAAGGCCGTGTgtcttagttttgttttttgtcgtGATAATACAGTAAAATTGATGAAAGTGATTTCATTTTAATGCTACAATCTGTTTAAACTTTGATTACAGCTAACAAATCATCTAATTTTCTTGTACAATGAATGTTAAACCCAAAGATCTGGGAATGTCTTCTGCTTAAAATTGTTTGTGATCAATGTTTGTGAGTCTTTTTGCTTGCTTTGTTTTGaatgtctttctgttttttatgtcactgtggaattaaatgaaaaaggaaaattgaaCCAAccatctatgttttttttttgtaatcaaaattaccaattttttaaaatgttttttaaacacccTATACTTATTTAAAGTGACGCctgcaaataaatataaataaatttagCCTCCATTCAGACATTACAGCTATTTCATAATTTTAcactcaacatgttttttttggaaaatggtTTTCTAATATTTCAAAGTAGGGCACAAACATATTATGTTTGCGTATTTGAGCATACACACTATATTGCCTGGTGAAAAGCCCCTCCCTTAGACTCTTGTTGTCATCTTATTTAACAAAAGCAGTTGTTTTTTGGGTTTATGCATATGTGTGAGTATATGAGAACCATCAACAGGCTGAGGCGCTCCTGTAAAGCCTGTACAACTGTTATGCTACAAACACGTCGGGCCTGTGATACGATACACGTTCAAgaatgttcacactggaccatTGACCGTAAAAgataactggactgagcaacccctcccccctcgcgatccaaacaggaagtacctatTGGCCcgaaaaagccaaaatcccatagtgGTCTACTGAGAAATAAACTGGTATTACTCAGTCACATTGATCAAAATAGCCCTTCTTGCACTACTTACTTTTCTAAGCATCTTCTTGGTGATCCTAATTTTCTTCAggataattttttatttagcgcTAGTTGTGCACATTATtacctgaccaatcagatgcctcaataaaagtaggtggcctcGCATTGAAAGCTTGAAGcacttgattgacagattctcccaaggctgctttcagtggaaggggtgtggctttctaacatgctcactcctggTTGAAgagagcggttgccatagaaatgtagacggaCCAATCGCAGCTTACTGAGGACGCCTGGTTCCAACAAGGCGATGGAaatattgtggaaaaatggtgactgaatcaagttcatttggttggaactgcAAGGaattcattttctatggatgatgtccCACACAATCCGTCCATTCATATATTATACAGACAAtgcactggacaagcagggaggctcttcttcttcttccttttccttttctactgttCACTCTTCTAGCACATATCAGCCCActacagttggaggaggctaagtgggaaatgtcaaagcggtgcaaatcttgagAATCTTGCTTCCGGCTTTTTCTTTACAGCTCTCTTCCGATACACAGTATATAGACTTAGTGTCATTAAATTCTAGCTTggtacaaactgcaattatttatttatcctccACAATCAAATTTCAACCAGTTGGGACTTTAGTGAATccaaaaggacgccatccatgcgtcactaccaaatctgagtccctgattggtcaaagtttgacctggtttaactttcaacatgcgATCAATGGCCAGAAGTTTTAAGCCCAAAAAACAAGTGTTAACATGgagttttcattgaaagtggtcgcttgaacaggCATTGCTGAAGTCAGAAGAATATCCAGCTCTTGCATGTGATAACAGTAAGTCTGTCATGATCAAAGGAGGAGAGACTGCTGAGTGATACGACAGTTCATTCAATTCCAGAAGATCAGACAGCAGAATGAGATGTTAATAAGGAGTTTATTCATGGAAAAgactagaaataaaaaaaaaggaaaacaggataaaaaaaacatgaagacagTCCAGAACATGTCAAACTAAATGTTGGTTCAATACCGCAGAGCTTTAGTCggggtggctgtggtgcagtggtagggcagtcgacctctgatcagaagattgcaggtccAATTCTCTGCTTTGCCTGCCCATATGGGTGGTGGGTAGTTATGAAATGAACAGGATTTAAATACTCTATGGATCAGTGAAGATAAATTCCAGGTGCACCAGGAATCTTCACCCATAACCCTGTGCACTTgtggaggagagaaaaaaaaacagcagcatgcTTGCAACTGAAGAAAACTGGTAGAGGCCAGCAGAGGGGCAGAAAAAATTgaacaagaaaaatatcaaagaaattTACCAGCACAGTTTTAGTTTATTCATGCATTTAGAATacaaaatagcatttttaaaCAGTCTACTGAGAAACACAGTAGACTTGTGGGATTTGTCTgttgaaaaatgatttataaaTGTTGTGATTCTCTAAAACCCATTTGCAAATATGTGTACCCTGTAGGGGTTGTTGCGGTCACCCATGTTCGGAtggttaaaggcctcaaaaaccTGATGTGcaaatgaaaaagagaaaaatccaaaccttttgcaaaagggaGAGTCAGGGGCATCTACAGGAAAGGAGTGCTTCAACGATGTGCTTTGCTCTGAGTTTCCCCCCTCACGGCAAGCTGGTTTTATTGGCCAACATGTGTAAATCAAGTCATGGCATACAATGTCTCTGTTTCTATCAGTACAAACAAGAGATTAAGAGAACTGATGAAGAGTTCCTGATGCGAAGGACAGTTAGGTCTGCATCCCTTTagcacagacaaaaacagataAAGGTTTCAGCACTTCCATGTCCTTATATGGCCCTTCATGCCGGTTCCGCTCGTTCAGTTTGCAGCAAGCGAGCACAGTCATTATTACAACACACACAATGTTCATGTGTATAAAGAATCAAGTAAATGCataatcaaaaagtaaaaaagtgtaATAAATTATGTAATCATTCTACAGGGTGTAAagatccattttaaaaatgattcgATTCGTATCATAACACGAGTTTGAAGATACGATTCATAGCCGTTataggttcattttgaacgatctgattctctgacctaaagtggatccaggacatctttatccaaaacttccagcagtgagactcagacagaaattcctgctactgaacagtgaagttttccagattcatggatttcttccagatcatcaagtgtaaatgaaatatgtgtccaaacaaactagtaaactagaatgaatgtcaaatccattcacatgttagtttcctaaagttcaacACTGTTGTtaatacatccaaagaatccaaagggaacattcttagaacattctagacactggatggtcacatgacttcatTCAAAGTCtatccacacattggactggaatgatatTAAGGTAATCTTTGTTGTATTAGGACAATAGGTTCATGATTAGTAATACAACAAAGATTATGTCataaattccctttttttttcaaagaattttttaaaatttaaatatggattatttttgctcaaaaatgctcaaaaaaagATACAGAAGCTAACAAAGTAATTTTCTGACATAATCTTTGCTATAGTAAGACAATAGGGTCATGATTAATCAGtaaagaaagtttggtgacaatAGCTTCAGTATCTATGAGCAGTAtctatttattataatttatatctcttaaaatgtgaaaaatgtataaaatatatCAAAGATGGACTTTCTCACAAAATATTGATTGTAGCATGAATATGCTGACAAGTCTGCATTACCAGCTCatataaatgtagacatttattcatttttgagaaGGACTTTTACAAAGTGATGTTTTAACGGAGGTTAAACTTTGTTGACAAGCCGCTTCGCTGCTGTGTCTGCATTTACAACTGGAAAAGAAGCATTCTAATTAaagtgctgaaaaaaaaactttttttttttagaaatgcatttgtagttcactctctgtgttaatacaaaaggattgagatacttttgtcacatttgaaagtttatcagaagagttattgaagcaggaagtccgaatctaaCTTTATCACATTCTCTGAgtgctgcactctgattggttgactccccCTCCTCTACCCCTCCCCCCCCTAGttccattatcggacacagatcagttttgacacaagtttctcacaaggaatgtgtcagaagtcagTGCGCAGTTGTAGCGCTCTTTTGATTTGCACCATCAGATttacgcagaagcacatttgagcagttgtaatcccagatttgaagttgtatctctaaatgaacacatgcaaatggaaatttgtcagttcacagcagaagatttttacacacagatgcagatttttggtgcATACGTTTTCACATTCTAaattacaagttctcaaattaaatctacaagctcgtccatttagacacattttcacCTTCATAGAATGAtggttgatcagtttttgccGACATCACACATGTGTTGTCTGCTatgatgcacttggtcatttttaagttatagtaaaataaatctatcAATCCAATATCGATTATCAGTTGATCTAattttgaaacgattttataatggtaGAAATCAATTTAAtcaacaacttgcctcagacagatcagtctgg is a window from the Oryzias latipes chromosome 24, ASM223467v1 genome containing:
- the LOC105357236 gene encoding uncharacterized protein LOC105357236; translation: MGCSPSKGKLFSKTDKQGPQEDLPIDAPQDLLESRPAEEQEPCLIKTEETEKELPVLDEDAHSREMTTNTAVENTGDVSDAQVDLKPQETPAEVIQADNIRNIEKQKKKKSKRFSEKQRKSSALHRKVDFPSHMVRAHQAAYSFLNPNISKYETLLGLLDQAAQTQLSLQPMMSALVLRFEEINQALEEMAEEGELMIKEHGDCMALPSGMKGQAVSLAGSDSTIPLDLHPDLLQQMLHQSAEKMRLVGGSVQALGDTTLEEAVEYFSSLSKLLLQKLLAKQTAERRLAQVLARVEGAALRKSNPEDCALQSEDSGIGGENESLTGSERHRRHRGSCGSGSCGSGSNIRSVLDNISCSLSNQGGNIDDEDEDDEDEFEDDENDRPERKRSNSSPPDPCQALRYVYANSMRDLQPAGTSSLTAAKSEQSSSTSSENATPELQTSLGDSDEKIKETSGTQVRKISAGPSCNLTRSRFRRHSINGPGGKSPVKSSHCSLAVLGTQPPRRPCVRRLINTFSQGVDGRPGQSLANIPPHIRRPNKSRFLQLSDALNSNEGGVNTNSSSWPDSRDDLDVDNLPPPPPEVLMDNSFQSTTGRPRNEQAQESSVRILPVINQKSGTSQRLKIHMQNVEVLPNKVNVRSESEPGNSKIVCDSPETPEKMAEPNCMEPSTLQARLDLKRESNESTESDLSSSNLPVRAPPVSRVRLPPSCPSVPHRFPSPPVYRSQSSSRASSRPASPRTVIRAVDKTTEDIIPSVSFRDARLVFCRNEQLNSQPCVPFGSSVLPRQWGESSRGRIPTRGAPDTPTRRTQSEQRPRW